DNA from Hyphomicrobiales bacterium:
ATTAACGATCGTCGCAAGCCCCGGAAGCCATATATCTCGTTGGATGTCATGCATTGCGATTTTCAAACTCCTTGGGAACACATTTGGGTTTGGTCCGGAGTTTGAGTAGACGCGACACACTCGACAGCTTGTCGAGTCTTGCTTTACAATAGAGAGATGATGGAACTCGACAGGCTTGATGGATTGACTGTCTTCATGGCGGTGGCAGACCGAGGCAGCTTTGCTTCGGCGGGAGCGCAATTGGACTTGTCACGGTCGGCCATCAGCTTGGCGGTGCGGCGGCTTGAAGACCGACTGGGCGTCACGCTCTTTACACGCACTACTCGTAGCGTCGGCCTGACCGAGGCAGGGCGTCAACTTTACGAGCGCGCACGACCTTTGCTCACGGAACTCGACGCGAGCCTTTCGGACGCCGCTGATCTCGGTTCGGGGCCATCGGGCACGTTGAGGATCACCGTCCCTCGGATCAGCGTACCTCTAGTGATCGAACCGATCCTAGCCGAGTTCGCCCGAGAGGCTCCCAATGTGACGCTTGAAATCGTCGCGCAGGACGGGCTGGCGGACATCGTCCAGGATGGGTTCGACGCAGGCATCAGGTTGGGCGATCAGATCGAGGCAGACATGGTCGGCCTCAATCTGACTGGCCCGCTCCCGTGGCAGATCGTGGCATCGCCCGACTATCTTGCGGAACATGGCGCGCCGGAAAATCCCGAAGATCTCGCCCATCACGCCTGTATCGGCTATCGTTACACATCCTCGCCCAGCATCTATCGGTGGGAACTGCTTCATAATGGACGACTGACGCCGTTTGCCGTGCGAGGGCCGGTAATTGTCAACGACTTCGCGACAAAGCCTGCCGTGGCCCGGCAAGGTCTTGGTCTCGCCTATGACCTGGCATCCACCTTCGAAGAGGACGTGCAGGCCGGTCGACTTGTGCCTGTGCTCGAAGCCTATGTTCAGACGTCGGAAGGCTTCTTTCTCTACTATCCGCATCGGCATCAGGTGCTGCCGAAACTCCGTGCGTTTATCGACGTGTGCAAGAAACACCGCCGCGCCTTGACGAGTGCTTGATCAGGCAGTTCTAACCGGAAAAAACTCCTTCCTTCAGGAATTCGAGCTCCTCCGGCGTGCTTTCACGACCCAAAATCGCATTGCGATGCGGAAAGCGTCCGAACCGCAAAATAATGTCTCGGTGCCCTATGGCGGATTTCAGATCCTCAACACCCTGCGTTCTCTCGGTTTCGGCGACGGATAGGTTCTGATCGCCGAGATTCTCGGAGTGCATCAACGGCATGATGATAAACTCGCTCACGTCGCTCCGCATACGCCGATCATCGCCGCGCGCGATGACGCGATGGACGATCACTACTGCCTTGGCGTCGCAGGCATACGCCTCTGGCGAACCACGGTGGATATGCCGCGAGAACTGATCGAGCACGATGACAAGGGCGAGTGCGGCGTCGGGGTGCTCCGTTTCCCAATGATCGAACTTCCCAGCGGTGGCCTGTTTATGCAGTTCGCCAAATCGCTCCGAGATCTCGGCATCGAAGGCAGGGTCCTTTTTCCACCATCGACGAGGGCCAGCTTCCGCCCAGAAATTCAGAACACCATCTGCAGTCAAACCCAAATCGCACCTCGGAACAATATCGGTTTTCATTATAGGACAACGTGTAAGTTAATGATGTGTCAAAGAAAAACCAATGATCCTGCGGACTTCACAATTGGTCCCGGCGAAACCGCTTAAGATGCTCATTTCGTTTCCGCTGAAGCCCAATCTACGCAAAAGATATTCGCATGTAGGAATACGCATGAAAGCATCATTTGCTTACGCAGAATTCCCGCGTAAGCACCGCGTAAGCAATAAGGCTCAACAAGTGAAAAATGCTATATATTTGATTTTGTTAAAAAAATTGGCGCACCCGAGAGGATTCGAACCTCTGGCCTCTGCCTTCGGAGGGCAGCGCTCTATCCAGCTGAGCTACGGGTGCATACCGTTCGCGAGATGCTTACGCCATGCTTACGCGAGATTTTCGGCTCGTTGAAGAGCGAACCCGATATCCGCTCAAGCCGTTGTTTAGTCACTTCTTTCTTCCAGCACCTCTCGCCATCGCCAGACTTGACATCCGCCTTCGGAGGGCAGCGCTCTATCCAGCTGAGCTACGGGTGCGAGCGCTGCGTGTGTAGCTGATTGCTTCTGGCCATTCAACTGGTCAGACCGCAAAGGAACTGTGGGCTGGGCCACTCCTCCTGGGAAACGATTGAGGGGGATCTTGATCGCAACCTCAGCCCTTATGCCCTAACGTCAACACCAATATCAAAGCGCGGAAGGCGCGCGCAGATGTGAAGGATTGTCACCGCATGGGCGCTCGCGACTTGGCGTGCTAGGGCCTAGGATGCTTTCCCGTAAAGGGCCAGCAAAACGGCTCGCTCTGCGCTGCGTTCCGTGTTTGTTCGCCCGCAATCCGCGATTCTGCATGCCGCACTGTCTAACCCCTGCCGTCCACTCTGTTCCAGGCGTCCTGTCGTGTCGCTAGACCCACGTCCTCGCCGCCGTCTTTTCGTGCTGGCGCTTTACGCCAGTCTGATCGCCCTCGGATGGTGGATCAGCATGCAGTGGGACCGCCTTGAAGGCACACAAATCCAAGCCATGGATCCGGCGATGATGTTTCAGATCGTTGCCGTCGCACTCATCGTTTTTGTCATCACGTCCGCCATGCCCTTCATTCCAGGCGCTGAGATCGGCTTCGGATTGATGGTCATCTTTGGCAGCGAGGTCGCGCTGCTTGTCTATGCGGCGATGATCAGCGCGCTAACCTTGTCCTATTTGATTGGCGCGCTGGTTCCTGCTGAGTGGATCGTGAGGTTCTTCCGGTATCTTGGGTTCAGCCGGGCAACGCAGCTAGCCGAAGAGCTGGCGGCGCGCGAACGCCACATGCGGATCGACTATTTGATGGCCAATGCGCCGCCGCGCTGGGTGCCGATGCTGCTGCGCCATCGGTATCTGGCGATGATCGTGCTTTTGAACATTCCCGGCAATTCATTGGTCGGCGGCGGTGGTGGGCTTGCGTTGGCGGCGGGCATGAGCGGGCTGTTCCGCTTTCATCGGTTCTTTTTGACGCTCCTGGTTGCAGTGGCCCCGGTGCCCTTGTTCTTTCTTTTGGCCATGTAGCGCGATCGCTGGTTCGGCGACCGGCATGATGCTTACCACTTCGTTAACCGGCAACATGGGATGGTGAGCACCAGCCAGATTAACGAGGTTGCCATGGCTCAAAAGGCCCAAAACGCCCGCGCCAGAAGACAAGATGCGCCGCCCTCATCGCGCGAAATCACGCCAACTTCAGGCCTTCAAGGATGCCCCGCCCATCGCGGCGCAAAGGCCGTGGACGTTCCCCAAGAACCGGACGCCAAAACGTCGACTTGCGGTCTGACGCTGTACCAAATCCACGAGCGCGCCCCAGAGATTCGGCCAGCGCGCAGCCAGCGCCCCTGGATGGATGCAACGCCCGACCGCTTCGCCTATCGGTGCCTGCCGCTTTCCATCGCCAATGCCACCGGCTGGGAGATGGTGTTGGACGTTGATCTGCGCGCCTATTGGACAGGCGGTGATCAAATCGCCGATCTCAAGGTCGAGGCGGTGCACCCGCAAGATGCAGACCATGTGGAGCAAGTGGCCGGCTCCCATTTCGGGTCAGGCATTCTCACCTTTCACACCGGCTACATCATGCGGACCTCGCCCGGCTGGGGACTTTGGGCGCGTGGCGCGCCCAACAGCATCAAGGACGGGATCACGCCCTTGGACGGGTTGATCGAAACCGATTGGCTGCCCTTTCCTTTCACCATGAACTGGGTTTTCACGCGGCCAGGCATGGTGGAATTTAAACGTGGTGAGGCTTTTTGTTTTGTCACACCGACGCCGCATCACAGCCTGGAAGACATTCAGCCGAACATCGTGCCTTTGGCGATGAACCAACCGTTGAATGCCGACTATCAAGGCTGGTCGGAGGCCCGGACCCGGTTCAATGAAGGCCTTGCAAAAGGCGATCCGGAAATGGTGAAACAAGGCTGGCAGCGCACCTACATGCACGGCAAGACGCTCGATGGCGAAAAAGTCGCGCTGAAGCACGCCTCAAAACGCAAGATGAAAGCGCCCCAGAGCCTTTGACCTTCACGACAAAAGCCCGCTGAACCTGAAGCACAGCGGGCATTGTTAGGCATGATGATCGCGCTCTACTGCGTCAGGCGGAGCCTGCGAATGTCCGCCGCGATATCGTTGAACGCCGAGACCAGGTCAGCTGAGTCCGAAGCCTGGAAGAACATGTCGGCCTCGGTCGCGCAGTCCCGGTAGAGATTGCGCAAGCTCGGCGGCAATCCGCCCTGCGGGTCGAACATCACGGTGTAGACCATGATCTCGCGACCGGTGCGTTGCACTTCGTTGCAGACTTCGCGCAGTTTCCGGTCAAGACGAGCCTGCGCCTGGTTGCGATTGTTGCCGAGCCTGCCACGGCGCAGATAGCCATAAGCGCCATAGTCTGCCCTGTTATAGCCGTTGCGTTGCTCGGTCACATCGTTGATGCCATCGGTCATCAAGATGATGATTTTACGCGTGTTATCAGGGTCATAGGGTAGCCCCTGGGTGAAGGGTGCGCCTGGCGAGAGAACCCGCCAACCCCAAACCATGCCAAAGGCAGAGTTGGTGCCTGAGGCGCCCACCGAGCGCAGATTGTCGATGGCCGTGTCCAGTTCATTACGCGAGCCAGTCAGGGGCACAATCGGCTCCGGACAAGCGGCATTGGGGCCCTGCTCGATAAAGCTTGTGTAGTCGGAATCCGGGGCATTGCCCGTATCGTCCTCATTGTATTTCCACACGAAGAACTGACGATCCCAATGGCCCCAGCTACGTAACCAACCGGGCCGCAAATTGTTGGTACGAAGATAGTCGTTGCGTGAATGCGCCCCTGGGTTGGAACCGTTCACGCCATCACGTTCGTCTGGCCACAGGTAGGGTACCCAGCGGGAGTCTGGGTTGCCACCTGGTGGCGTATCAGCTGTGTCAAAGGGCTCCGGTCGAGCTTCAACGCAACCCGCCCAAGGCTCTTCCATGGCGTCGAACAGATGAAAATGGTTCACTTCCGCCGGGCCACGATGTGCGCATCCATCGGCCTCATCGGCGACCGGATACGAGTTATCGGGCAAGTCGCCATAGGCCCATGGACCAGCCCCATAGCCGAAATTGCCGCTGGCCTCAGCCTCACGCACACCAATCAGTTCGTCCGCAACGTTGGCAACGACCACGCCGGCACGATCAATGAATGCGAAGCTGCGATCGACAACCATGTCGAGCATGACCGCATCCGCGCCGGCATCTTGCAGGTCGGTGGAGGCATATGCGTAGTCAAGCACCTCGCCATCAACGGCACCCCAGTCTGAGCCCCCAGCCGGCGGGGGCGGAGGAGGTGGAGGAGGTGGCGGTGGCGGTGGCGGCCCCGGAGGCGGGGGCGGCGGAGGTGGAGAGGGCGGCCCCGGGGGCGGGGGCGGAGACGGCGAACGCGGAGGCGGGGGTGGCGGTGAACAGCGACGATCGCGCATGCGCCGATTTTCGAAGTTCACGCCATGAAACCGAGCGTCGCCTGCCACATCCATCCAACCAAGCTGTGTCGGGCCATTGCCGATGTTCACGGTGTAGCGATAGGGCACGAGCGCGATGCGCGCCTCGTTGGTGGTGGCCTGTCCGTCAAAGATGATGTCGACAAAATCGCTGGCCGCCGTGCGTAGCGCCGGCATGTGTGAGCGCATGGACCCGGTGACGTCGAGAACGAGAGCGATCTCGGTGAAGATGGAGTTGTTGACCGCCTCGGAGGTGACCGCCCAATCCACATGTTGAATGCCGACAACCTCCAGCAGAGTTGTGTCGGTGCGACCGGTCACGTCAACGCGAATGCCGGTGCGCTCGGGGTTGACGACATAGGTGAAGGGAATGCCGACAAGGTGAGACGGCAGGTTGGCATCCAGATAATCGCGAATGGTTTGTTCGACCTGCGCGTCGCTGCCGCGCAAGGCGCGCACGCCGGCGAGGGCGGCGCTGTCTGCGGCGGCAAGCGTGTGCGTTCGATCCTGCGAGGCTCGCGAATAGTCCAGCGAGGCGCCAGCGATCCCGATGACCGGAATCATGACCAGGCCGAAAATAATCGCCACGGCACCAGAATTGTCGGAGCGGAAGGTTTTCAGCTGGCTTGTGCCACGAAGCCAGGCGGCCTGCGTAAAAGCGGTCGTGGTTTTCAGAATCGAGCGAAGAGCGGTCATGGTTTTTGAAGCCTCAAAGTGCCTTGTGACGGCACGTTTTTCTGGCTTCAGTGAACCAAAAGACTTCTAAAATCTTACCAATAGCGCCAACGGCTTGGTGATTGCGTTAGCGGACCGTTACCGCATTCAACCACCAAACCGAATTGCTGTGACCCATGCAACGCTTGGCGGGCGAGCCGCTTTGATGCGGCACAAGAAAATGCCGCGCGGAACAGATCCCGCGCGGCGAAAAAGGATGTCTCGACGGTCAGTTGCGAGTGCTAGACCGCGCTGGCGATCCAGTTCGAAAGATCGGTTTTGGAACCAGCACCGACCTTTTGCGCAACGGGCTGTCCGTCCTTGAAGGCGACCAGCGTCGGCATCGACATGATGCGCAGCGCCTGGGCGGTTTGCTGGTTGTTGTCGACATCGACCTTGGCGATTTTCACCTTGCCGTCCATCTCCTGCGAGATGGCATCAAGGTGCGGTGCGATCATCTTACAGGGACCGCACCATTCGGCCCAAAAGTCGACGATGACAGGGATATCGGACTGCAAAACTTCGCTTTCGAAGGTTGCATCGGTAACAGTTACGGTGGCCATAGGCACATACTCCGGTTGGACCCGCGCCCGGTTTGGCGGCGCGGAATCAGATAGGGTTCATGGAGCGAAGGTAGGAATGCCGCTGTTGGGCGTCAACAGCGCGCGCCATCACGGTTTGCTGAAGTCGCCGGTCAGCGATCGCGATTGATACCAAGACGTTGCGCGGTTGCGTTGATGGTCTCCGGCGCGATCCAGTCAAGGCGCGGCTCCCCTGTCCACAGCAAACCACAGCGCACCAGACGGGCGGGAAACAGTCGCGACAAAAGACCAGAATAGAGCGCGATTTGGGCCAGATAGTCCGGAACAACTTCATTTAGTCGCGACAAAGGCGGTGTGGTCGCATTGGTCTTAAAGTCGACCGCCCAGACCTCGTCTTCGTTTACCACAAGCCGGTCGATCGTGCCGGTAATTTGGCGCATGTCGCCGCTGGTGTCGCGCAACGATCCGCGCAGCGGCACTTCAGCGCGTGATGTCGGACCGAACAGCGTGGGCGCCTCGGCCATGGCATGAACGGCAGCGGCTTGGTCGCGGGCCTTTGTCACAAATTGCGGATCGTTCGCCGAGTCGAGCGCGCGAGCCATCGCCTCGGCCTCATCTTGTGTCGGCAGGCGCGGGCTTTCCAACAGGCGGTGGACAAGCGTGCCGAAGAGAAGCGCCTCGGCCTGACCATCCTCCTTAAGGCTTTCAACGGTCCTCAAATGGCGGTCGGCGGCGGCTAACTCCGACCAGTCGGTTGCCGATGAGGCCAGATCCTTTCGCGCCTGCGATGGTCGCAGTGGCGCAACGGGCACGGGCGGCGGGGTCGGCTCCGCCAAAAGACGATTCAGCGCAGTTGTATCGGGCGCCTGTTTGCTGCCTGAACCTCCGGTTTGATCGAGTTCTTCACCGCCATCCGGCCAAGGATCGGCCCGCCAGACGCGCACAGGCGCGCCCTCGGGCAAGCCCTCCAGATCGCCGACTTCACGCGCCTCCGGGCCAAGGGCTTGGTCGATCAAATCGTACCAACAGCCGGTTGGCGGATCGGTCTCGCTGGTCATGTGACCTGTGACAATAAGCTGGTCACGGGCGCGGGTCATGGCGACATAAAGCAGGCGGCGATACTCCTCCAACTGGCGCTGTTTGCCAGTTTCTTGAATGGCCGCATAGGCGCTCGCACGCGTGTCACCGGCCAGCAGAACCAACGGCGGTTTGGCCTGGTTGGTGGACCCTTCCTCTTCCACCGTTTCCACCACGCCCGACGGCGCGCGCGGCAGGCGGCAGGTGTCGACCAGAAAGACCGTGCCGGCCTCCAACCCCTTGGCGCCGTGCACGGTCATGATCCGCACCTTGTCGGCGCGCGCTTCCATGTCGCGTTTGATATCGAGTTTCAGCCGCCGCAGCGTGTCAAGGAAGGCTTCCAGATTGGCGAGACCGGAACCCGGCCGGGTTTCTTCGGACCGTGCCAGACGTAGCAGTTCATCCAACGGATCGCGAGCATCCTCGCCAAGACGGGCAAGCATCTTCTTGCGACCGCCATCGCGGCCAAGCACAGTGGAAAGGAAGCTGAAAGGCGAAGCAAAATCGGCCATGGCCCGCCACCCGGCAACATCCAGCGCGGCCTGGCGAATGGCCGGATCATCGGTCGGTGCATAGAGTGCATCGATCAGAAGGCCCTGCCGATTGGCGCACAAAGCCTCAAGCCTTTCATCGGACAGACCGACAAGCGGCGAGGTCAGCAGGCAGGCGAGCGAGAGATCGTCTTCGGGCAACAGCACCGTCTGCATCAGCGCCATCATGTCTTCGACCGCGATGTGCTCGGTGAGCAGCAAACGATCGGTGCCGGCAACGGCGATGGCGCGCTGTTTCAACGCGCGGTTGATCGCGTCGGCCATCGCGCCGCGTGTGCGCAGCAAGATCAAAACGTCGCCGGGGTTCTGCCCGCCATCAACCAGGCTGCGCACGCGTTCGCCGATGGCTTCGGCCAGTTGCAGATGCGGCGCGGGCAGCGCATCGATCGGCGCGGTCCAATCCTCTGGTTCGGGTTCCTTCTTACCCTTGATCACCGGCCAAAGCTCGACCCGGCCTCGGGCCTGGCGAAAATGCTGGTGGTCGAGGCCGATATCCTGCGTCACGCCCTGCAACGCCTCGGCGCGCGCAAACACCGTATCAACGGCGGACAAGACATCACGGGTGGAGCGGAAGGAAAGCAGCAGAGACAGCCGCCCTTCAAAGCTGCTGCCGCCCTGCAACGCCTTGGTTTCCAACGCCCGGCGCGTGCCATCGAACTGGCGCGGATCGGCGCCCTGGAAGGAATAGATCGACTGTTTGTCGTCGCCGACGGCAAAAAAGGTCGGCGTCACACCATCCTCCCGCCGGCCCTCACCATCGAAGAAATCATCGGTCAACGCGCGAATGATCGCCCATTGCTGGGCGGAGGTATCCTGCGCCTCATCCACCAGCACATGGTCAATACGCTGATCGATCTTGAACCGCACCCAGGCTTGCGCCTGCGACCGCGTGAGCAGGGCGGCGGTGCGGGCGATCAGATCGCCGAAATCCAGCGTTCCGCGCGCGGTTTTCAGCGCTTCGAAACGGTCAAGCACGGCAAGCGCCACGCGCATGAGATCAGCGAAATCGACATGGGCCTTGAGGGCCAAAACGCGATCTTGCTCGGTCTTCAGCCAAAGCCCGACATCGGGAAACTGGTCTCGGACCTTGCCAGCAAAGTAGCTGCCCTCGACTTTGCGCGGCTTGCCGTCGCCGGTCAGAAACGCCTCGCGCCAGAGCGCCTGACCTTCTTGCGCGTCGGCGGTCGACCAGGCCCGCAGCAAGGCTTCGGCCCGTATGGCATCGCGCGCGGTTCCAACATCACGGGCCGTCTGCACCAAGGCCTCAACGCGCGCCTTGGTCAGGCTGGCAGACGATTTGATCGGATCGCCCAGCATCTGACGCGCCGGTTCAACGCGACCATTCTCCAGGCCAAGCATGGCCGCATGCAGGTCGATGAGGTGAGCCAGGCGGGCCTCGAACCCTTCTTTCCCGGCTGCATCGAAGGCGCGGATCAGCGCGTGGCGCGCCCGCAGCACCGCGTCCAGATGGTCGCTCACCGTGCTATCGGCAAAGCGCGCGGCCATGCCTTCAAACGCCTCGGTCAACGCCGGATCGCGGCCTCGTGCGGCCTTGGCGATAACATCGGCCCGGGCGGCCTGCATCAGCGCGTCAGCGTCGCGATCATCCAGCACGGTGAAGGATGCGGCGACACCGGCTTCGAGCGGAAACTGATGCAGCAGCGACTCGCAGAACGCGTGGATGGTCTGAATTTTCAGGCCGCCAGGCGTTTCCAGGGCACGGGCGAAAAGCCCCCGTGCGCGCTGCAAGTCGCGCGTGGTCGCTTGGCCCTGAAGGTCTTGCAAGACGTCGCCCAAGTCCTGGTCGGGCAGACGGGTCCAGCGCGCGAGTTCGCTGAACACCCGGCTCGCCATTTCCGCGGCGGCGGCCTTGGTGAAGGTCAGGCAAAGCAGGCTTGCCGGGTCCTGCCCGTCCAGCAGGAGGCGTAAGACCCGGCG
Protein-coding regions in this window:
- a CDS encoding LysR family transcriptional regulator, giving the protein MELDRLDGLTVFMAVADRGSFASAGAQLDLSRSAISLAVRRLEDRLGVTLFTRTTRSVGLTEAGRQLYERARPLLTELDASLSDAADLGSGPSGTLRITVPRISVPLVIEPILAEFAREAPNVTLEIVAQDGLADIVQDGFDAGIRLGDQIEADMVGLNLTGPLPWQIVASPDYLAEHGAPENPEDLAHHACIGYRYTSSPSIYRWELLHNGRLTPFAVRGPVIVNDFATKPAVARQGLGLAYDLASTFEEDVQAGRLVPVLEAYVQTSEGFFLYYPHRHQVLPKLRAFIDVCKKHRRALTSA
- the trxA gene encoding thioredoxin, translated to MATVTVTDATFESEVLQSDIPVIVDFWAEWCGPCKMIAPHLDAISQEMDGKVKIAKVDVDNNQQTAQALRIMSMPTLVAFKDGQPVAQKVGAGSKTDLSNWIASAV
- a CDS encoding DUF924 domain-containing protein; translated protein: MKTDIVPRCDLGLTADGVLNFWAEAGPRRWWKKDPAFDAEISERFGELHKQATAGKFDHWETEHPDAALALVIVLDQFSRHIHRGSPEAYACDAKAVVIVHRVIARGDDRRMRSDVSEFIIMPLMHSENLGDQNLSVAETERTQGVEDLKSAIGHRDIILRFGRFPHRNAILGRESTPEELEFLKEGVFSG
- the addA gene encoding double-strand break repair helicase AddA, coding for MSLTPTVPEATRLAQTKASNPQGSAWVSANAGAGKTFVLTRRVLRLLLDGQDPASLLCLTFTKAAAAEMASRVFSELARWTRLPDQDLGDVLQDLQGQATTRDLQRARGLFARALETPGGLKIQTIHAFCESLLHQFPLEAGVAASFTVLDDRDADALMQAARADVIAKAARGRDPALTEAFEGMAARFADSTVSDHLDAVLRARHALIRAFDAAGKEGFEARLAHLIDLHAAMLGLENGRVEPARQMLGDPIKSSASLTKARVEALVQTARDVGTARDAIRAEALLRAWSTADAQEGQALWREAFLTGDGKPRKVEGSYFAGKVRDQFPDVGLWLKTEQDRVLALKAHVDFADLMRVALAVLDRFEALKTARGTLDFGDLIARTAALLTRSQAQAWVRFKIDQRIDHVLVDEAQDTSAQQWAIIRALTDDFFDGEGRREDGVTPTFFAVGDDKQSIYSFQGADPRQFDGTRRALETKALQGGSSFEGRLSLLLSFRSTRDVLSAVDTVFARAEALQGVTQDIGLDHQHFRQARGRVELWPVIKGKKEPEPEDWTAPIDALPAPHLQLAEAIGERVRSLVDGGQNPGDVLILLRTRGAMADAINRALKQRAIAVAGTDRLLLTEHIAVEDMMALMQTVLLPEDDLSLACLLTSPLVGLSDERLEALCANRQGLLIDALYAPTDDPAIRQAALDVAGWRAMADFASPFSFLSTVLGRDGGRKKMLARLGEDARDPLDELLRLARSEETRPGSGLANLEAFLDTLRRLKLDIKRDMEARADKVRIMTVHGAKGLEAGTVFLVDTCRLPRAPSGVVETVEEEGSTNQAKPPLVLLAGDTRASAYAAIQETGKQRQLEEYRRLLYVAMTRARDQLIVTGHMTSETDPPTGCWYDLIDQALGPEAREVGDLEGLPEGAPVRVWRADPWPDGGEELDQTGGSGSKQAPDTTALNRLLAEPTPPPVPVAPLRPSQARKDLASSATDWSELAAADRHLRTVESLKEDGQAEALLFGTLVHRLLESPRLPTQDEAEAMARALDSANDPQFVTKARDQAAAVHAMAEAPTLFGPTSRAEVPLRGSLRDTSGDMRQITGTIDRLVVNEDEVWAVDFKTNATTPPLSRLNEVVPDYLAQIALYSGLLSRLFPARLVRCGLLWTGEPRLDWIAPETINATAQRLGINRDR